From a single Lolium rigidum isolate FL_2022 chromosome 7, APGP_CSIRO_Lrig_0.1, whole genome shotgun sequence genomic region:
- the LOC124673488 gene encoding scarecrow-like protein 33, with protein MTKNHNAVQAMAATQDKLFALVEPAPLSPSLFLDCASTSHGDSQQTQDGLALAYISHMLMEEDIPVDKFFYRYPDHPMVLQAEQPFAEILSASGTTSYGFLSTEVHNPTFLNGTVTVAEEPSSSSTSIGMLSSMAFLKGMEEANRFLPTQNGFMDGRRRKNRFDDLDGETVPRMGRSSKQIVPVHTDSEKEHTTVEMSDDLLTSSGYDMYPSETMKERGDKAAQQSICRKAPRVRHGATQMMVADLETLLIRCAEAVATIDRRRAGDLLERIKRNSLPTGDATQRLAHYFAEGLEARLAGTGWQLYHSITVATHANIMEFLKGYHLYMATCCFLKVSIHFSNKNIYNAVAGRKKLHIVHYGVNDGFQWPELLRWLAEREGGPPEVRLTGIISPQPGLCPVKHAEESKHRLSHCASQLGVPFKFRAIIAKLEVIRAEDLDIDPDEVLVVNNLFHFRTLMDEGLTFDMVNPRDLVLNTVRKMKPSVFVHATINGPYSSALFKTRFHQALSNFTAQFDMMATTMPRERDSGKRLLLERKVLGRRAVNIIACEGADRVERPQNYKEWQTQNQRAGLRQLPLDRDIVEMLKDQVKEQYHRHFIVNEDGHWLLLGWKGRVLYALSTWAADDGNGSQPP; from the coding sequence ATGACCAAGAACCACAACGCCGTGCAGGCAATGGCTGCCACCCAGGATAAGTTGTTTGCACTTGTCGAGCCTGCACCACTGTCCCCTTCCCTCTTCCTCGACTGTGCCTCGACAAGCCATGGCGATTCACAGCAGACGCAGGATGGCCTGGCCCTGGCATACATCTCACACATGCTCATGGAGGAGGACATTCCTGTCGACAAGTTCTTTTACCGATACCCTGACCACCCGATGGTCCTGCAGGCCGAGCAGCCCTTCGCCGAGATCCTCTCTGCTTCCGGCACCACCTCATATGGGTTCCTGTCTACTGAGGTACACAATCCTACCTTCTTGAATGGCACAGTCACCGTGGCAGAGGAGCCCAGCAGTAGCAGCACCAGCATCGGCATGCTGTCCAGCATGGCTTTTCTCAAAGGCATGGAGGAAGCCAACAGGTTCTTACCCACACAAAACGGGTTCATGGATGGTAGAAGGCGTAAGAACAGGTTTGACGACTTGGATGGTGAGACGGTGCCGCGCATGGGCAGGAGCAGCAAGCAAATAGTGCCTGTGCATACTGACTCAGAGAAGGAACACACCACGGTTGAGATGTCAGACGACCTGCTCACCTCTAGCGGCTACGACATGTACCCCAGTGAGACAATGAAGGAGAGGGGTGACAAGGCGGCGCAGCAGAGCATTTGCAGGAAGGCGCCGCGTGTGAGGCATGGTGCGACGCAGATGATGGTGGCTGACCTGGAAACGTTGCTCATCCGCTGCGCTGAGGCGGTGGCTACCATCGACCGGCGCAGAGCAGGCGATCTTCTGGAGCGGATCAAGAGGAACTCATTGCCGACGGGGGACGCGACGCAGCGGCTGGCGCATTACTTTGCCGAGGGGCTGGAGGCACGGCTGGCAGGCACAGGTTGGCAACTCTACCACTCAATCACCGTGGCGACGCACGCCAACATCATGGAGTTCCTCAAGGGCTACCACCTGTACATGGCCACCTGCTGCTTCCTGAAGGTGTCCATCCACTTCTCCAACAAGAACATCTACAACGCAGTGGCGGGGAGGAAGAAGCTGCACATTGTGCACTACGGCGTCAACGACGGGTTCCAGtggccggagttgctccggtggCTAGCAGAAAGGGAGGGTGGGCCACCGGAGGTGAGGTTAACCGGAATTATTAGCCCACAGCCCGGGTTGTGTCCGGTCAAGCATGCCGAGGAGTCGAAACACAGGCTCAGCCACTGCGCAAGCCAGTTAGGCGTGCCATTCAAGTTCCGTGCTATCATAGCCAAGTTAGAGGTCATCCGCGCCGAGGACCTCGACATTGATCCTGATGAGGTGCTCGTCGTGAACAACCTTTTCCATTTTAGGACCTTGATGGACGAAGGCCTCACCTTCGACATGGTAAACCCAAGGGACTTGGTGCTCAACACTGTCAGGAAGATGAAACCCTCCGTGTTCGTCCACGCCACCATAAACGGACCTTACAGCTCTGCACTCTTCAAGACTCGTTTCCACCAAGCGCTATCTAACTTCACGGCACAGTTTGACATGATGGCAACCACCATGCCGCGGGAGCGGGACAGCGGCAAGAGGTTACTGCTTGAGCGCAAAGTATTGGGCCGGCGCGCAGTGAATATCATTGCCTGCGAGGGCGCTGACCGGGTGGAACGCCCTCAGAACTACAAGGAATGGCAGACACAAAACCAGCGAGCGGGCCTGAGGCAACTGCCGTTGGACCGTGACATTGTTGAGATGCTCAAGGACCAAGTGAAGGAGCAGTACCACAGGCATTTCATAGTCAATGAGGATGGCCACTGGCTTCTGCTGGGATGGAAAGGCAGGGTGCTCTACGCCCTCTCGACATGGGCAGCTGATGATGGAAATGGCTCCCAACCCCCGTAG